In Thermococcus sp., the following proteins share a genomic window:
- a CDS encoding acetyl ornithine aminotransferase family protein, with translation MSSEYPRIVVTSPGPKARELIEREKGVISPGLGVKLFPVVPERGYGALIEDVDGNVFIDFLAGAAAASTGYAHPKLVKEVQEQVARIQHSMIGYTYSKRAIEVAEILAKRAPIEDPLILFGLSGSDAMDLTMQTARFATKKPWMIAFIGAYHGQTYGATSIAAFQSSQKRGLSPLVPNVVWVPYPNPYRNVWGINGYEEPDELINRFLDYLESYIFAHVLPPEETAVLIAEPIQGDAGIVVPPDDFFIELKKLLDEHGILLAMDEVQTGIGRTGKWFASEWFGVEPDLLAFGKGVASGMGLSGVIGRRELMEGLTSGSALLTPAANPVVSAAAYATLKIIEEENLLENALRVGSLIRKRLREMQEEYRIIGDVRGRGLMIGAEIVKPDGKPDPELTGKICWRAFELGLILPSYGMFGNVIRITPPLVITEELAERGLEIMETALKDALAGRVTHRVVTWH, from the coding sequence ATGTCTTCTGAGTATCCGCGAATAGTTGTCACTTCACCCGGCCCAAAGGCCAGAGAACTGATAGAGAGGGAAAAAGGGGTCATCTCGCCGGGTCTCGGCGTCAAGCTCTTCCCCGTTGTCCCTGAAAGGGGCTACGGGGCACTGATAGAGGATGTCGATGGCAACGTCTTCATAGACTTCCTTGCCGGAGCGGCGGCGGCTTCAACCGGCTACGCCCACCCAAAACTCGTAAAGGAAGTCCAGGAGCAGGTCGCGAGGATACAGCACTCGATGATAGGCTACACGTACAGCAAAAGGGCGATCGAAGTGGCAGAGATACTTGCGAAGAGGGCCCCAATCGAAGACCCCCTGATCCTGTTCGGACTGAGCGGGAGCGACGCGATGGATTTGACCATGCAGACCGCAAGGTTTGCCACGAAAAAACCGTGGATGATAGCGTTTATCGGAGCCTACCACGGACAGACCTACGGTGCCACCTCGATAGCGGCATTCCAGAGCTCTCAGAAGAGGGGGCTCTCCCCGCTCGTCCCAAACGTCGTGTGGGTGCCCTACCCGAACCCCTACCGGAACGTCTGGGGAATAAACGGCTACGAAGAGCCAGACGAGCTGATAAACCGCTTCCTAGACTATCTTGAGAGCTACATCTTTGCCCACGTCCTCCCCCCGGAGGAAACTGCAGTTCTAATAGCCGAGCCAATACAGGGCGATGCGGGGATAGTGGTGCCCCCAGATGACTTCTTCATTGAGCTCAAAAAACTCCTCGATGAGCACGGAATACTTCTGGCTATGGATGAGGTGCAGACCGGAATCGGAAGAACCGGGAAGTGGTTCGCGAGCGAGTGGTTTGGAGTCGAGCCGGACCTGCTGGCGTTTGGCAAGGGGGTGGCCAGTGGGATGGGCCTCAGCGGTGTCATCGGGAGAAGGGAACTGATGGAAGGGCTTACAAGCGGGTCGGCGCTCCTCACGCCTGCTGCAAACCCCGTGGTTTCTGCGGCCGCCTACGCCACGCTGAAGATAATCGAAGAGGAGAACCTGCTAGAAAACGCCCTGCGCGTCGGTTCCCTCATCCGGAAGCGCCTGAGGGAGATGCAGGAGGAGTACAGGATAATTGGAGACGTCCGCGGCAGGGGTCTAATGATAGGAGCGGAGATAGTCAAGCCGGACGGAAAGCCTGACCCCGAGCTGACGGGTAAAATCTGCTGGCGCGCCTTCGAGCTGGGCCTCATCCTGCCGAGCTACGGAATGTTCGGGAACGTTATCAGGATAACGCCGCCGCTCGTGATAACCGAGGAGCTGGCAGAGAGGGGCTTAGAGATAATGGAGACCGCACTGAAGGACGCGCTGGCTGGCAGGGTGACCCACAGGGTCGTGACGTGGCATTGA
- a CDS encoding sodium:alanine symporter family protein codes for MGMLVDFINWLDGEVWGLPMIVLLVGTGLFLTIILRAIQFRRLGWSIRFTLFEGRKKGGEGDITPFQALMATISGTVGIGNIAGVATAIHYGGPGALFWMWVTALVGMATRYSEGLLGVAFRDKLPDGTMIGGTFNFLEKGFAMENIPKTGKYIASIFTLLFAVFIGYSATGFSGALQIGAIIVAILFAILGLFLLKDDAYPTLGKVLAVLFAIFAAIAAFGIGNMTQSNSVADAVNTAFNVPPWVSGAILAILTFIVVIGGIKRIGEVAEMLVPFMAIVYFLFAIGVWIKFAGKLPSAFALIFQDAFTGKAVAGGAIGQVILWGVKRGLFSNEAGLGTATLAHAAAKTDHPSRQAHVAMLGPFIDTLIICTLTGVSIVVTEAYSMYPDLNGAPLTQAAFAAAFGHAGEIMVAIGIILFAYSTILAWSFYGRQNVMYLAKWLEQDPEKFARLYPKLHLVYNLLFVVFIYVGAVTKLETVWTFSDMMNGLMAIPNLIGLLVLFWFVREKTDEFVAANP; via the coding sequence ATGGGTATGTTGGTGGACTTTATCAACTGGCTGGATGGGGAAGTCTGGGGCCTGCCAATGATAGTGCTGCTGGTGGGCACAGGACTTTTCCTGACAATAATACTGAGGGCAATTCAGTTCCGGCGTCTGGGGTGGTCAATAAGGTTCACCCTCTTCGAGGGCAGGAAGAAAGGCGGCGAGGGTGACATCACCCCGTTCCAGGCGCTGATGGCAACGATATCTGGAACCGTCGGTATCGGAAACATCGCCGGTGTCGCAACTGCAATCCACTACGGTGGTCCCGGAGCCCTTTTCTGGATGTGGGTCACTGCCCTGGTCGGCATGGCCACCAGGTACTCCGAGGGCCTTCTCGGTGTCGCGTTCAGGGACAAACTGCCCGACGGCACGATGATAGGAGGAACCTTCAACTTCCTTGAGAAGGGCTTCGCCATGGAGAATATCCCCAAGACCGGCAAGTACATAGCCTCGATATTCACGCTCCTCTTTGCAGTGTTCATAGGATACTCAGCTACGGGCTTCAGCGGTGCGCTTCAGATCGGTGCAATAATCGTGGCAATTCTCTTTGCGATACTCGGGCTGTTCCTGCTCAAGGACGACGCATATCCAACGCTTGGAAAGGTTCTCGCGGTGCTGTTTGCAATATTTGCAGCCATAGCGGCCTTCGGTATAGGTAACATGACCCAGTCCAACTCGGTCGCGGATGCAGTAAACACCGCATTCAACGTCCCACCATGGGTATCCGGCGCCATACTGGCAATACTGACTTTCATAGTCGTCATAGGAGGTATCAAGAGGATCGGTGAAGTCGCCGAGATGCTCGTGCCATTCATGGCAATAGTCTACTTCCTCTTCGCCATAGGCGTCTGGATCAAGTTTGCAGGAAAGCTGCCGTCAGCGTTCGCGTTGATATTCCAGGACGCGTTCACAGGAAAGGCCGTCGCCGGTGGGGCAATAGGCCAGGTAATCCTCTGGGGTGTCAAGAGGGGACTGTTCTCCAACGAAGCTGGTCTCGGTACGGCAACCCTCGCCCACGCCGCGGCCAAGACTGACCACCCATCAAGGCAGGCCCACGTCGCAATGCTCGGCCCGTTCATCGACACCCTGATAATCTGTACCCTAACCGGTGTCTCCATAGTTGTTACGGAGGCCTACAGCATGTACCCCGACCTCAACGGTGCACCGCTGACCCAGGCAGCCTTCGCCGCCGCCTTTGGACACGCGGGAGAGATAATGGTCGCCATAGGCATCATACTCTTCGCCTACTCGACAATACTCGCCTGGTCGTTCTACGGCAGGCAGAACGTCATGTACCTCGCCAAGTGGCTTGAGCAGGATCCTGAGAAGTTCGCAAGGCTCTATCCGAAGCTGCACCTCGTTTACAACCTGCTCTTCGTCGTCTTCATCTACGTCGGTGCCGTAACGAAGCTGGAGACCGTCTGGACGTTCTCAGACATGATGAACGGACTGATGGCGATACCGAACCTCATAGGCCTGCTCGTGCTGTTCTGGTTCGTCAGAGAAAAGACGGACGAGTTCGTCGCGGCCAACCCGTGA